In a single window of the Pirellulales bacterium genome:
- a CDS encoding DUF1501 domain-containing protein: protein MPSPPPNSLQQACAQLTRRQFFCNSTFALGSLALAQLLAEEQPAVAAGPAHPLAPKTPHFPPRARSVIHLFMAGGPSQLELFDLKPKLQELHGQKVPAEFIAGKRFAFLKREPELLGTRRKFARHGQSGAEISECLPHLAEIADQVAIVKTLSTDVFNHAPAKILMNTGSPLFGRPSMGAWITYGLGSEADDLPGFVVLQSGPRGPRGGVQNYGSGFLSSLYQGVPLRPSGDPILNLTNPAGIDRSAQRRVVETLTDLNGLHRQTTGDDEIAARIATYEMAFRMQTAAPELIDFGQESAATLALYGAEPGKPSFANNCLLARRLVERGVRFVVLYHTDWDHHGGKGADLETSLDERCLETDRAAAALVTDLTSRGLIDTTLVLWGGEFGRTPMGENRETIGRDHHVDAFSAWLAGGGVKTGQTIGRTDDLGYYPVEDKLHVHDLQATILHLLGLDHLRLTYRFQGRDFRLTDVGGQVIEKLIA from the coding sequence ATGCCATCGCCACCCCCGAACTCGCTCCAGCAGGCGTGCGCCCAACTCACGCGGCGCCAGTTTTTCTGCAACAGCACGTTTGCGCTGGGCTCGCTGGCTCTGGCGCAGCTCCTGGCCGAGGAACAGCCTGCCGTCGCAGCGGGGCCCGCGCACCCGCTGGCCCCGAAGACCCCGCATTTCCCGCCGCGGGCCCGTAGCGTCATTCATCTGTTCATGGCTGGCGGTCCCAGCCAGTTGGAGCTCTTTGACTTAAAGCCCAAGCTCCAAGAGTTGCACGGCCAGAAAGTGCCGGCCGAGTTCATTGCCGGCAAGCGCTTTGCTTTCCTCAAGCGGGAGCCGGAGCTGCTGGGCACGCGGCGCAAGTTCGCCCGGCACGGGCAAAGCGGGGCGGAAATCTCCGAGTGCCTGCCGCACCTGGCGGAAATTGCCGACCAGGTGGCGATCGTCAAGACGCTGTCGACCGACGTTTTCAACCACGCGCCGGCCAAGATCTTGATGAACACCGGCTCGCCCTTGTTCGGCCGGCCGAGCATGGGAGCATGGATCACCTATGGCCTGGGCAGCGAGGCGGACGACCTGCCCGGTTTCGTAGTGCTGCAATCGGGCCCGCGCGGTCCGCGCGGCGGCGTACAGAACTACGGCAGCGGTTTCTTGTCGAGCCTGTACCAAGGCGTGCCGTTGCGCCCCTCGGGCGACCCGATTCTCAACCTGACCAACCCGGCCGGCATCGACCGGTCGGCGCAGCGTCGCGTGGTCGAGACCTTGACCGACCTGAACGGTCTGCATCGGCAGACGACGGGCGACGACGAGATCGCCGCGCGCATCGCCACCTACGAGATGGCGTTTCGCATGCAGACGGCCGCGCCCGAGTTGATCGACTTCGGCCAGGAGTCGGCCGCCACGCTGGCGCTGTATGGCGCCGAGCCGGGCAAGCCGTCGTTCGCCAACAACTGCCTGCTGGCGCGGCGGCTGGTCGAGCGCGGTGTCCGCTTCGTCGTCCTCTATCACACCGATTGGGACCATCACGGGGGCAAGGGCGCCGATCTGGAAACTTCGCTCGACGAACGTTGCCTGGAAACCGATCGCGCGGCCGCGGCCCTGGTGACCGACCTGACGAGCCGCGGGTTGATCGACACCACACTCGTGTTGTGGGGCGGCGAGTTCGGCCGCACGCCGATGGGCGAGAATCGCGAAACGATCGGTCGCGATCATCACGTCGACGCCTTTAGCGCGTGGCTCGCCGGCGGGGGCGTCAAGACCGGCCAGACGATCGGGCGCACCGACGACCTGGGCTATTACCCGGTGGAAGACAAGCTGCACGTGCACGACTTGCAGGCCACGATCCTGCACTTGCTGGGGCTCGACCATCTAAGGCTGACTTATCGTTTCCAGGGGCGCGATTTCCGCCTGACCGACGTCGGCGGCCAGGTCATCGAGAAACTCATCGCCTGA
- a CDS encoding carotenoid oxygenase family protein produces MASPRREFLRNSATASLLVAAGHWPAVGRLAWSASGDDRPADGPPLSPFLQGDFAPVHEEITVERLEVIGELPPDLDGMFVRNGPNPQFPPKGNYHWFDGDGMLHGVRIQAGQASYRNRYVRTAGWQAEHEAGRALWTGMNDLPDLQRIAAGEAPFKNAANTALAWHDGRLLALWEAGPPHEIAVPRLDTVGPYDYGGKLRHPFTAHPKVDPETGEMLFFGYSAMSRNIRHSTVDAQGQLQRTVSVPMRRPIMMHDFAITASQAIFCDLPAVFDFAAAQRTGSMLRFDKDLGARFTCVPRRGDPTPRSVDTAGCFMFHTLNAYDDGDEVVLLGCRMDDYPAAVAIGPQAAKEARGLADGPKAVMYRWRMNFATGQVKEEQLDDQSCEFPRINEHFLGRSARYGYAMAFDMNALLKFDFASGAVERHELGPGRFGGEGVFIPRPGGKDEDDGFVATYVVDSAEQHSELVLLDARNFTRSPRARLVIPARIPFGFHGIWLDGGMFSG; encoded by the coding sequence ATGGCCAGCCCGCGTCGCGAGTTTCTCCGCAACAGCGCCACGGCCAGCCTGCTCGTGGCCGCCGGACATTGGCCCGCCGTGGGGCGCCTGGCCTGGAGTGCATCGGGCGACGATCGCCCGGCAGACGGCCCGCCGCTGAGCCCGTTCTTGCAGGGCGACTTCGCGCCGGTGCACGAGGAGATCACGGTCGAACGGCTCGAGGTGATCGGCGAGTTGCCCCCGGATCTCGACGGGATGTTCGTCCGCAACGGACCCAATCCGCAGTTTCCTCCCAAAGGCAACTATCACTGGTTCGACGGCGACGGCATGTTGCACGGCGTCCGCATCCAGGCCGGCCAGGCCAGCTACCGCAACCGCTATGTGCGCACCGCCGGATGGCAAGCCGAACACGAGGCCGGCCGGGCGCTGTGGACCGGCATGAACGATCTGCCCGATCTGCAACGCATTGCCGCGGGCGAAGCACCGTTCAAAAACGCAGCCAACACGGCACTCGCGTGGCACGATGGCCGGCTGTTGGCGCTCTGGGAGGCCGGCCCACCGCACGAAATCGCAGTGCCACGGCTCGATACGGTCGGTCCCTACGACTACGGCGGCAAGCTGCGACACCCGTTCACCGCGCATCCCAAGGTCGATCCGGAGACCGGCGAAATGCTGTTCTTCGGCTACTCGGCGATGTCGCGCAACATTCGGCACAGCACCGTCGACGCCCAAGGGCAGCTCCAGCGGACGGTGAGCGTGCCGATGCGGCGCCCGATCATGATGCACGACTTTGCGATCACCGCCTCGCAGGCGATCTTCTGCGATTTGCCGGCCGTCTTCGACTTTGCCGCCGCCCAGCGCACCGGCTCCATGCTCCGTTTCGACAAGGACCTGGGGGCCCGATTTACCTGCGTGCCGCGGCGCGGCGATCCCACCCCGCGGTCGGTCGACACGGCGGGCTGCTTCATGTTCCACACGCTGAACGCCTACGACGACGGCGACGAGGTGGTGCTGCTGGGCTGCCGCATGGACGACTATCCCGCGGCCGTGGCGATCGGACCGCAGGCGGCCAAGGAAGCCCGCGGTCTGGCCGATGGCCCAAAGGCCGTGATGTATCGCTGGCGGATGAACTTTGCCACGGGTCAAGTCAAGGAAGAGCAGCTCGACGACCAGAGTTGCGAGTTTCCGCGCATCAACGAGCATTTCCTGGGGCGCAGCGCGCGCTATGGCTATGCCATGGCGTTCGATATGAATGCCCTGTTGAAGTTCGACTTTGCCTCGGGCGCTGTCGAGCGTCACGAACTGGGCCCCGGGCGCTTTGGCGGCGAGGGCGTCTTCATCCCCCGGCCCGGCGGAAAGGACGAAGACGATGGTTTCGTGGCGACTTATGTGGTCGATTCAGCCGAGCAGCACAGCGAACTCGTGCTGCTCGATGCCCGCAACTTCACCCGATCGCCACGGGCGCGACTGGTGATTCCAGCGCGGATTCCGTTTGGATTCCACGGCATCTGGCTCGACGGCGGCATGTTCAGCGGCTAG
- a CDS encoding Gfo/Idh/MocA family oxidoreductase, whose translation MTSSASGLLALVSLLLVVVLGASGTVLAAPLRAGIIGCDTSHVVAFASLLNRPDATGDLADLKIVAAFPGGSPDIPESSGRVAGFVEKLRELNVEIVDSIPAMLERVDCVLLESVDGRPHLEQLKPVLAARKPVFIDKPVAGTLADAVTIYRLAKEAGVPCFSSSSLRFSPGILGMRNDPRVGKVLGCEAYGPCALESHHPDLFWYGIHATEVLFTIMGTGCQSVTRIHTPDVDVVTGLWQDGRVGIFRGIRGGKADYGALVFGSDGIVPSGGYAGYEPLVVEIVKFFKTGQAPVSAEETIEIFAFMEAADESKRQGGAPVTLESVLQKAGYQAP comes from the coding sequence ATGACTTCGTCGGCGTCCGGACTGCTAGCGCTGGTCTCGTTGTTGCTCGTCGTCGTGCTGGGCGCCTCCGGCACGGTGCTGGCCGCGCCGCTCCGAGCGGGCATTATCGGCTGCGACACGTCGCACGTGGTCGCGTTCGCCTCGTTACTGAACCGCCCCGACGCCACGGGAGATTTGGCGGACCTGAAGATCGTGGCGGCCTTTCCCGGCGGGAGCCCCGATATTCCCGAAAGCAGCGGGCGCGTGGCCGGTTTTGTCGAAAAATTGCGCGAGCTGAATGTGGAAATCGTCGATTCGATTCCCGCGATGCTCGAGCGAGTCGACTGCGTCCTGTTGGAAAGCGTCGACGGACGGCCGCATCTCGAACAGCTCAAGCCTGTTCTGGCGGCACGCAAGCCGGTCTTCATCGACAAACCGGTGGCCGGCACCTTGGCCGACGCCGTGACGATCTATCGACTGGCCAAGGAGGCCGGCGTACCCTGTTTCTCCAGTTCCTCGCTGCGATTCAGCCCGGGAATTCTGGGCATGCGCAACGATCCACGCGTCGGCAAGGTCCTGGGCTGCGAGGCCTACGGCCCCTGCGCCCTCGAATCGCACCATCCCGACCTGTTCTGGTATGGAATTCACGCCACTGAGGTGCTGTTCACGATCATGGGCACCGGCTGCCAATCGGTGACCCGTATCCATACCCCCGACGTCGACGTGGTCACGGGACTGTGGCAGGACGGCCGGGTGGGGATCTTTCGGGGCATCCGCGGCGGCAAGGCCGACTACGGCGCCCTGGTCTTCGGCAGCGACGGCATCGTCCCCAGCGGCGGCTACGCCGGCTATGAACCGCTCGTGGTCGAAATCGTGAAGTTCTTCAAGACGGGGCAAGCCCCGGTCAGTGCCGAGGAGACGATCGAGATCTTCGCCTTCATGGAGGCCGCCGACGAAAGCAAGCGACAAGGCGGCGCCCCGGTCACCCTCGAAAGCGTCTTGCAGAAGGCCGGCTACCAAGCACCCTGA
- a CDS encoding carbon storage regulator — protein sequence MLVLSRKVNEAIHIGQGITVTVTRISGNRVTLGITAPANMKIIRSELKPFPETPCNAPVVTTELPATLVGSMPPR from the coding sequence ATGCTCGTTCTTAGCCGCAAAGTCAATGAGGCAATCCACATCGGCCAAGGGATCACGGTGACCGTGACCCGCATCTCGGGCAACCGAGTCACGCTGGGAATCACGGCCCCTGCGAACATGAAGATCATCCGCAGCGAACTGAAGCCCTTTCCCGAAACTCCCTGCAACGCCCCGGTCGTGACGACCGAGTTGCCGGCGACGCTCGTCGGTTCGATGCCGCCACGGTAA